In Methylomonas sp. MK1, the following are encoded in one genomic region:
- a CDS encoding EVE domain-containing protein: MNYWLMKSEPDTFGIDDLFNRPEQTEHWDGVRNYQARNMMRDDMKIGDQVFFYHSNCDEPGIVGIMQVVRESYPDFTAFDPDDKHFDPKSNPDKPTWYMVDVKFVRKLSRNISLRELKLKTELADLALLRRGNRLSIMPVNAEQWDFILGLEKA; the protein is encoded by the coding sequence ATGAATTACTGGCTGATGAAATCAGAACCCGACACCTTCGGCATTGACGACTTGTTTAACCGACCCGAACAAACCGAGCATTGGGATGGTGTCCGCAACTACCAAGCCCGAAACATGATGCGCGACGACATGAAAATCGGCGATCAGGTGTTTTTTTACCATTCCAACTGCGACGAACCAGGCATCGTCGGCATCATGCAAGTTGTGCGCGAATCTTATCCGGACTTTACCGCGTTTGACCCGGACGACAAACATTTTGATCCGAAAAGTAATCCGGACAAACCTACCTGGTATATGGTCGATGTAAAGTTTGTCAGAAAGCTATCACGTAATATCAGTCTGCGCGAATTGAAACTGAAAACCGAACTAGCCGATCTGGCTTTGCTACGCCGCGGGAACCGCCTGTCCATCATGCCGGTGAATGCCGAGCAATGGGACTTTATTCTCGGTTTGGAGAAAGCCTAA
- a CDS encoding GNAT family N-acetyltransferase, whose product MTIINLSQEPQQIPTLAQWHQAEWSNLNPGQTLEHRIERMQAYLSDKLVPSTFIYKHEGQLAGSAAIIESDMDTRPELTPWLASVYVAPEYRRQGIGAKLVQHVMLQAQAAGFAKLYLFTPDQADFYAKLGWTAMAEEVYRGHRVTLMSVTLNLSED is encoded by the coding sequence ATGACCATCATCAACCTTTCCCAAGAACCCCAACAAATCCCCACCTTAGCCCAATGGCACCAAGCCGAATGGTCAAACCTGAATCCCGGCCAAACCCTGGAACACCGCATCGAAAGAATGCAAGCTTATTTAAGCGACAAATTAGTTCCGAGCACCTTCATTTACAAACATGAAGGCCAACTGGCCGGCTCCGCAGCCATCATTGAAAGCGACATGGATACCCGCCCGGAACTGACGCCATGGTTGGCCAGTGTTTACGTAGCGCCCGAATACCGCCGGCAGGGAATAGGCGCGAAGCTGGTACAACATGTCATGCTGCAAGCTCAGGCTGCCGGCTTTGCCAAACTCTATCTGTTTACACCGGATCAGGCGGATTTCTACGCAAAACTTGGCTGGACTGCGATGGCCGAAGAAGTTTATCGTGGTCACCGCGTCACGCTGATGAGCGTGACGCTAAATCTTTCGGAAGATTAG